The following are from one region of the Halorussus rarus genome:
- a CDS encoding KEOPS complex subunit Pcc1, with protein sequence MGDRPRGADDPSRDATPPASDASADAARRPHDATLRFEYESPARARAVARAVAQEVGEIDGDRSAAVVDRDERTVAVRVVADDLVALRAGCNTWGSLVEVAERTTALG encoded by the coding sequence ATGGGCGACCGACCCCGCGGCGCCGACGACCCGTCTCGAGACGCGACTCCCCCGGCGAGCGACGCGTCGGCCGACGCGGCGCGCCGTCCCCACGACGCGACGCTCCGATTCGAGTACGAGTCGCCCGCGCGGGCCCGAGCGGTCGCCCGGGCCGTGGCCCAGGAGGTCGGCGAGATCGACGGCGACCGCTCGGCCGCGGTCGTCGACCGCGACGAACGCACGGTCGCGGTCCGGGTCGTCGCCGACGACCTCGTGGCGCTCCGCGCCGGGTGCAACACGTGGGGGTCGCTGGTCGAGGTCGCCGAGCGGACGACCGCACTCGGGTAG